In a single window of the Rhodamnia argentea isolate NSW1041297 chromosome 2, ASM2092103v1, whole genome shotgun sequence genome:
- the LOC115725838 gene encoding uncharacterized protein LOC115725838 isoform X1 — translation MGINAETSARAKVARLEPDGETGGSIWSSELDHVPLTQRRNWLMNSRPRASGGPLNCVAPEGEAEKPVVAVGDALVLKKEEEDYNMQVVSGRDFAGNKCCSESEKIWICSVEGKSSEGLNQSGKVHEKNVQDECGTVAFDTSRDATAVCLGHTSGDATAVFPSRESESFGFPDNCLDGEPAKFQNREKADFVCSPMRLPLGENQSHMQNNVPRATPDLIVSNSLTSSKVKIEPSDDNDLLNQKLSAVDMSHLLDSEMTLNKRNGEIQDDGWSHELEHVPLLLRKKMLLAGKKVPSADSPKSAISHVDDSPRTSHQDVAVVKEEKLLHPSGTSGDDFAKNIDGTTRDEIQSLLVSNEVDSRDMLELGDADICASTVTDASETSVSQCCFGANQVSSLPIVFENALSSKSRDFLELQKCINRTVSKGKLPKSNLCNGQDPVLSPKMITKPAAALKQSVKVKIEPPDHHAMPKSDNTSQDHLKMLPVKREAQDYDDLSSDKVDHMLLRERLELLTSHTDSVADTNETYRCYTELISSVRESSHPVPESVKLTVPKRLRKRKKTATDSVETALDEDAPGLLKVLLDQGVTVDEIKLYGEAECNELVDESSINDGFAELEDVISKLFSQRQSFLKFAPMRGSKDAKISYCLACLLSLVEQTRYLRFRKWPAEWGWCRDLQSFIFVFERHNRIVLERPEYGYATYFFELVDSLPIDWQIKRLVIAMKLTSCSRVTLIENKALSVGEDLTEGEARVLMEYGWVPNTGLGTMLNYCDRVIHDQRNEMDTSEWRAKIGKLLIEGYNGGSIVPTNIRKITEHRSSMERENLEIAQVKMEAEL, via the exons ATGGGGATCAACGCTGAAACATCTGCTAGAGCAAAGGTGGCACGACTCGAACCCGACGGCGAAACCGGCGGCTCTATTTGGTCGAGCGAGCTCGACCATGTGCCGCTCACGCAGAGGAGGAATTGGCTGATGAACTCGAGGCCTCGCGCGAGTGGCGGTCCTCTGAATTGCGTCGCCCCTGAGGGAGAAGCGGAAAAGCCAGTTGT GGCTGTCGGAGATGCTCTTGTTCttaagaaggaagaggaggactaCAATATGCAG GTTGTCAGTGGAAGAGATTTTGCAGGCAATAAGTGTTGTTCTGAGTCAGAGAAAATATGGATATGTTCTGTTGAAGGCAAATCCTCAGAGGGCCTAAATCAGTCGGGGAAAGTTCACGAAAAGAATGTACAGGATGAATGTGGAACTGTTGCATTTGATACATCACGTGATGCCACAGCAGTATGTCTAGGTCATACCTCAGGTGATGCTACTGCAGTATTCCCTTCCAGAGAAAGTGAATCGTTTGGATTTCCTGATAATTGTTTGGATGGTGAacctgcaaaatttcaaaatcgaGAAAAAGCTGATTTCGTGTGCTCACCTATGCGATTGCCTTTGGGGGAAAACCAGTCTCATATGCAGAATAATGTTCCCAGAGCCACGCCTGATCTGATAGTTTCAAACAGCTTGACCTCAAGTAAAGTTAAAATCGAACCTTCTGATGACAATGACTTGCTTAACCAGAAACTTTCTGCCGTCGACATGTCCCACTTGTTAGATTCAGAAATGACATTGAACAAAAGGAATGGTGAAATTCAAGATGATGGGTGGTCACACGAACTCGAACATGTTCCGCTGCTACTACGAAAGAAAATGTTGTTAGCAGGCAAGAAGGTTCCAAGTGCTGATAGCCCCAAATCTGCCATATCTCACGTAGATGACAGCCCACGCAC GTCCCATCAAGATGTTGCagttgtaaaggaagagaaactACTTCATCCTTCA GGTACTTCAGGAGATGACTTTGCAAAGAATATTGATGGAACTACGAGGGATGAGATCCAGTCTTTGCTAGTGTCTAATGAAGTTGACTCACGTGACATGTTGGAACTAGGTGATGCTGATATATGTGCAAGTACAGTGACAGATGCATCTGAGACTTCTGTTTCACAATGTTGTTTTGGAGCTAATCAAGTTTCTTCATTGCCTATTGTATTTGAGAATGCTCTGTCAAGTAAATCAAGAGATTTTCTGGAACTTCAAAAATGTATAAACAGGACTGTATCCAAGGGAAAATTGCCCAAGTCAAATTTATGTAATGGGCAGGATCCTGTTTTATCTCCAAAGATGATAACAAAGCCTGCTGCAGCTCTGAAACAATCTGTCAAAGTTAAGATTGAACCTCCAGATCATCATGCCATGCCCAAGAGTGATAATACTTCTCAGGATCACTTAAAGATGTTACCCGTAAAGAGGGAAGCACAAGACTATGACGATCTTTCATCTGACAAGGTGGACCATATGCTGCTGCGAGAACGTTTGGAACTACTGACATCACACACGGACTCTGTAGCTGATACTAATGAGACATACAGATGTTACACTGAACTCATCTCTTCTGTACGTGAAAGCAGTCATCCAGTTCCAGAATCTGTTAAGCTGACTGTGCCTAAGCGTctgcggaaaagaaaaaagactgcCAC CGATTCAGTTGAAACTGCTTTGGACGAAGATGCACCAGGACTTCTGAAG GTGTTACTTGACCAAGGGGTTACAGTTGATGAAATTAAGCTTTATGGGGAGGCAGAGTGCAATGAACTTGTGGACGAATCTTCCATCAATGACGGCTTTGCAGAGCTTGAAGATGTAATATCGAAG CTTTTCTCTCAGCGCCAATCTTTCTTGAAATTTGCACCTATGCGGGGCTCGAAGGATGCAAAAATCAGTTATTGCCTGGCTTGCCTTCTCTCTCTGGTGGAGCAG acacGATATCTGCGTTTCCGGAAGTGGCCAGCCGAATGGGGTTGGTGCCGGGATCTACAATCATTTATATTTGTCTTTGAAAGGCATAACAG AATAGTCCTGGAACGTCCAGAATATGGGTATGCCACATATTTCTTTGAGCTGGTTGATTCACTGCCTATTGACTGGCAGATTAAGCGGTTGGTGATTGCCATGAAGCTAACTAGCTGTAGCAGGGTGACCCTAATTGAGAACAAAGCGCTATCG GTTGGGGAAGACTTGACTGAAGGTGAAGCACGGGTCTTAATGGAATACGGTTGGGTACCAAATACTGGCTTGGGCACGATGCTTAACTATTGTGACAGAGTCATTCATGACCAAAGGAATGAGATGGACACTTCCGAATGGAGAGCGAAGATAGGGAAGTTGCTGATCGAGGGCTATAACGGAGGAAGCAT
- the LOC115726051 gene encoding glucan endo-1,3-beta-glucosidase 2 encodes MAVPPFVLLLIFVGCASTVTSDQDPFIGVNIGTDLSDMPHPTQVVALLKAQNIRHIRLYNTDRGMLVALANTGIQVIVSVPNEQLLGIGQSNSTAANWVSQNVIAHYPATNITGISVGSEVLTALPNAAPILVNALKFIHSALVASNLDRQIKVSTPLSSSIILDSFPPSQAFFNKSLNPVLVPMLNFLQSTGSYLMLNVYPYYDYMQSNGVIPLDYALFKPLPSNKEAVDANTLLHYTNVFDATVDATYFAMAFLNFTNIPVVVTETGWPSKGDSNEPDATLVNANTYNSNLIRHVLNKTGTPKHPGIAVSTYIYELYNEDTKAGPLSEKNWGLFDASGSPIYILHLTGSGSVLANDTTNQTYCTAKEGADPKMLQAALDWACGVGKVDCSPLMQGESCYEPDTVSAHATYAFDTYYHQMGKAPGSCDFNGVAAVTTTNPGHGSCIFSGSLGRNATSVNVTAPSMNSTTSGSPAGNHYTSMSCFLLWMKVLVWIALFL; translated from the exons ATGGCTGTGCCcccttttgttcttcttctgaTTTTTGTGGGTTGTGCTTCCACTGTGACATCTGACCAAG ATCCATTCATAGGAGTGAACATAGGAACGGATCTTTCCGACATGCCACATCCAACTCAAGTAGTTGCTCTCCTCAAGGCACAGAACATAAGGCACATCCGCCTGTACAACACCGACCGTGGCATGCTTGTTGCGCTAGCAAACACGGGCATTCAGGTCATCGTTTCAGTCCCCAATGAGCAACTCCTTGGAATCGGCCAATCCAACTCCACAGCTGCCAACTGGGTCTCTCAAAATGTCATAGCTCATTACCCAGCCACCAACATCACCGGCATTTCTGTGGGGTCCGAGGTTCTAACCGCACTCCCCAATGCAGCTCCCATCCTGGTAAATGCCCTAAAGTTCATCCACTCCGCTCTAGTTGCCTCAAATCTTGATCGTCAGATCAAAGTTTCCACCCCGCTTTCCTCGTCCATAATACTGGACTCTTTCCCGCCTTCCCAAGCATTCTTTAACAAATCCCTGAACCCGGTTTTGGTCCCCATGCTGAATTTTTTGCAATCCACGGGATCGTATCTAATGCTCAATGTATACCCTTACTACGACTACATGCAATCCAACGGTGTCATTCCCTTGGATTATGCGCTCTTCAAGCCTCTGCCATCTAACAAAGAGGCAGTGGATGCAAACACTCTTCTCCACTACACGAATGTGTTTGATGCTACGGTCGACGCAACCTACTTCGCGATGGCTTTTCTGAACTTCACCAACATTCCTGTTGTGGTGACTGAAACAGGGTGGCCGTCAAAGGGTGATTCCAATGAGCCGGACGCCACACTGGTTAATGCCAACACGTATAACAGTAACTTGATAAGGCACGTGCTGAACAAGACCGGGACACCCAAGCACCCTGGCATCGCAGTCAGTACTTATATTTATGAGCTCTATAATGAAGATACAAAAGCGGGTCCGCTATCTGAGAAGAACTGGGGATTGTTTGATGCAAGTGGGAGCCCCATTTACATATTGCACTTGACAGGGTCAGGATCGGTTCTGGCGAATGACACGACGAACCAAACGTATTGTACTGCGAAGGAAGGTGCTGACCCGAAGATGCTGCAGGCTGCTTTGGATTGGGCCTGTGGAGTCGGCAAGGTGGATTGCTCGCCACTGATGCAGGGCGAATCATGCTATGAACCGGACACAGTATCTGCGCATGCCACCTATGCATTTGATACGTACTATCATCAAATGGGGAAGGCTCCCGGATCTTGTGATTTCAACGGGGTGGCTGCAGTCACCACCACAAATCCTG GTCATGGTTCTTGCATATTTTCAGGAAG TCTCGGTAGGAACGCGACATCAGTGAATGTGACGGCCCCGTCTATGAATTCAACGACCTCGGGATCGCCTGCTGGAAATCACTATACCAGCATGTCTTGCTTCTTATTGTGGATGAAAGTCCTGGTCTGGATTGCCCTGTTCTTGTAA
- the LOC115725838 gene encoding uncharacterized protein LOC115725838 isoform X2, whose amino-acid sequence MGINAETSARAKVARLEPDGETGGSIWSSELDHVPLTQRRNWLMNSRPRASGGPLNCVAPEGEAEKPVVAVGDALVLKKEEEDYNMQVVSGRDFAGNKCCSESEKIWICSVEGKSSEGLNQSGKVHEKNVQDECGTVAFDTSRDATAVCLGHTSDSEMTLNKRNGEIQDDGWSHELEHVPLLLRKKMLLAGKKVPSADSPKSAISHVDDSPRTSHQDVAVVKEEKLLHPSGTSGDDFAKNIDGTTRDEIQSLLVSNEVDSRDMLELGDADICASTVTDASETSVSQCCFGANQVSSLPIVFENALSSKSRDFLELQKCINRTVSKGKLPKSNLCNGQDPVLSPKMITKPAAALKQSVKVKIEPPDHHAMPKSDNTSQDHLKMLPVKREAQDYDDLSSDKVDHMLLRERLELLTSHTDSVADTNETYRCYTELISSVRESSHPVPESVKLTVPKRLRKRKKTATDSVETALDEDAPGLLKVLLDQGVTVDEIKLYGEAECNELVDESSINDGFAELEDVISKLFSQRQSFLKFAPMRGSKDAKISYCLACLLSLVEQTRYLRFRKWPAEWGWCRDLQSFIFVFERHNRIVLERPEYGYATYFFELVDSLPIDWQIKRLVIAMKLTSCSRVTLIENKALSVGEDLTEGEARVLMEYGWVPNTGLGTMLNYCDRVIHDQRNEMDTSEWRAKIGKLLIEGYNGGSIVPTNIRKITEHRSSMERENLEIAQVKMEAEL is encoded by the exons ATGGGGATCAACGCTGAAACATCTGCTAGAGCAAAGGTGGCACGACTCGAACCCGACGGCGAAACCGGCGGCTCTATTTGGTCGAGCGAGCTCGACCATGTGCCGCTCACGCAGAGGAGGAATTGGCTGATGAACTCGAGGCCTCGCGCGAGTGGCGGTCCTCTGAATTGCGTCGCCCCTGAGGGAGAAGCGGAAAAGCCAGTTGT GGCTGTCGGAGATGCTCTTGTTCttaagaaggaagaggaggactaCAATATGCAG GTTGTCAGTGGAAGAGATTTTGCAGGCAATAAGTGTTGTTCTGAGTCAGAGAAAATATGGATATGTTCTGTTGAAGGCAAATCCTCAGAGGGCCTAAATCAGTCGGGGAAAGTTCACGAAAAGAATGTACAGGATGAATGTGGAACTGTTGCATTTGATACATCACGTGATGCCACAGCAGTATGTCTAGGTCATACCTCAG ATTCAGAAATGACATTGAACAAAAGGAATGGTGAAATTCAAGATGATGGGTGGTCACACGAACTCGAACATGTTCCGCTGCTACTACGAAAGAAAATGTTGTTAGCAGGCAAGAAGGTTCCAAGTGCTGATAGCCCCAAATCTGCCATATCTCACGTAGATGACAGCCCACGCAC GTCCCATCAAGATGTTGCagttgtaaaggaagagaaactACTTCATCCTTCA GGTACTTCAGGAGATGACTTTGCAAAGAATATTGATGGAACTACGAGGGATGAGATCCAGTCTTTGCTAGTGTCTAATGAAGTTGACTCACGTGACATGTTGGAACTAGGTGATGCTGATATATGTGCAAGTACAGTGACAGATGCATCTGAGACTTCTGTTTCACAATGTTGTTTTGGAGCTAATCAAGTTTCTTCATTGCCTATTGTATTTGAGAATGCTCTGTCAAGTAAATCAAGAGATTTTCTGGAACTTCAAAAATGTATAAACAGGACTGTATCCAAGGGAAAATTGCCCAAGTCAAATTTATGTAATGGGCAGGATCCTGTTTTATCTCCAAAGATGATAACAAAGCCTGCTGCAGCTCTGAAACAATCTGTCAAAGTTAAGATTGAACCTCCAGATCATCATGCCATGCCCAAGAGTGATAATACTTCTCAGGATCACTTAAAGATGTTACCCGTAAAGAGGGAAGCACAAGACTATGACGATCTTTCATCTGACAAGGTGGACCATATGCTGCTGCGAGAACGTTTGGAACTACTGACATCACACACGGACTCTGTAGCTGATACTAATGAGACATACAGATGTTACACTGAACTCATCTCTTCTGTACGTGAAAGCAGTCATCCAGTTCCAGAATCTGTTAAGCTGACTGTGCCTAAGCGTctgcggaaaagaaaaaagactgcCAC CGATTCAGTTGAAACTGCTTTGGACGAAGATGCACCAGGACTTCTGAAG GTGTTACTTGACCAAGGGGTTACAGTTGATGAAATTAAGCTTTATGGGGAGGCAGAGTGCAATGAACTTGTGGACGAATCTTCCATCAATGACGGCTTTGCAGAGCTTGAAGATGTAATATCGAAG CTTTTCTCTCAGCGCCAATCTTTCTTGAAATTTGCACCTATGCGGGGCTCGAAGGATGCAAAAATCAGTTATTGCCTGGCTTGCCTTCTCTCTCTGGTGGAGCAG acacGATATCTGCGTTTCCGGAAGTGGCCAGCCGAATGGGGTTGGTGCCGGGATCTACAATCATTTATATTTGTCTTTGAAAGGCATAACAG AATAGTCCTGGAACGTCCAGAATATGGGTATGCCACATATTTCTTTGAGCTGGTTGATTCACTGCCTATTGACTGGCAGATTAAGCGGTTGGTGATTGCCATGAAGCTAACTAGCTGTAGCAGGGTGACCCTAATTGAGAACAAAGCGCTATCG GTTGGGGAAGACTTGACTGAAGGTGAAGCACGGGTCTTAATGGAATACGGTTGGGTACCAAATACTGGCTTGGGCACGATGCTTAACTATTGTGACAGAGTCATTCATGACCAAAGGAATGAGATGGACACTTCCGAATGGAGAGCGAAGATAGGGAAGTTGCTGATCGAGGGCTATAACGGAGGAAGCAT
- the LOC115725838 gene encoding uncharacterized protein LOC115725838 isoform X3 yields the protein MGINAETSARAKVARLEPDGETGGSIWSSELDHVPLTQRRNWLMNSRPRASGGPLNCVAPEGEAEKPVVAVGDALVLKKEEEDYNMQVVSGRDFAGNKCCSESEKIWICSVEGKSSEGLNQSGKVHEKNVQDECGTVAFDTSRDATAVCLGHTSEMTLNKRNGEIQDDGWSHELEHVPLLLRKKMLLAGKKVPSADSPKSAISHVDDSPRTSHQDVAVVKEEKLLHPSGTSGDDFAKNIDGTTRDEIQSLLVSNEVDSRDMLELGDADICASTVTDASETSVSQCCFGANQVSSLPIVFENALSSKSRDFLELQKCINRTVSKGKLPKSNLCNGQDPVLSPKMITKPAAALKQSVKVKIEPPDHHAMPKSDNTSQDHLKMLPVKREAQDYDDLSSDKVDHMLLRERLELLTSHTDSVADTNETYRCYTELISSVRESSHPVPESVKLTVPKRLRKRKKTATDSVETALDEDAPGLLKVLLDQGVTVDEIKLYGEAECNELVDESSINDGFAELEDVISKLFSQRQSFLKFAPMRGSKDAKISYCLACLLSLVEQTRYLRFRKWPAEWGWCRDLQSFIFVFERHNRIVLERPEYGYATYFFELVDSLPIDWQIKRLVIAMKLTSCSRVTLIENKALSVGEDLTEGEARVLMEYGWVPNTGLGTMLNYCDRVIHDQRNEMDTSEWRAKIGKLLIEGYNGGSIVPTNIRKITEHRSSMERENLEIAQVKMEAEL from the exons ATGGGGATCAACGCTGAAACATCTGCTAGAGCAAAGGTGGCACGACTCGAACCCGACGGCGAAACCGGCGGCTCTATTTGGTCGAGCGAGCTCGACCATGTGCCGCTCACGCAGAGGAGGAATTGGCTGATGAACTCGAGGCCTCGCGCGAGTGGCGGTCCTCTGAATTGCGTCGCCCCTGAGGGAGAAGCGGAAAAGCCAGTTGT GGCTGTCGGAGATGCTCTTGTTCttaagaaggaagaggaggactaCAATATGCAG GTTGTCAGTGGAAGAGATTTTGCAGGCAATAAGTGTTGTTCTGAGTCAGAGAAAATATGGATATGTTCTGTTGAAGGCAAATCCTCAGAGGGCCTAAATCAGTCGGGGAAAGTTCACGAAAAGAATGTACAGGATGAATGTGGAACTGTTGCATTTGATACATCACGTGATGCCACAGCAGTATGTCTAGGTCATACCTCAG AAATGACATTGAACAAAAGGAATGGTGAAATTCAAGATGATGGGTGGTCACACGAACTCGAACATGTTCCGCTGCTACTACGAAAGAAAATGTTGTTAGCAGGCAAGAAGGTTCCAAGTGCTGATAGCCCCAAATCTGCCATATCTCACGTAGATGACAGCCCACGCAC GTCCCATCAAGATGTTGCagttgtaaaggaagagaaactACTTCATCCTTCA GGTACTTCAGGAGATGACTTTGCAAAGAATATTGATGGAACTACGAGGGATGAGATCCAGTCTTTGCTAGTGTCTAATGAAGTTGACTCACGTGACATGTTGGAACTAGGTGATGCTGATATATGTGCAAGTACAGTGACAGATGCATCTGAGACTTCTGTTTCACAATGTTGTTTTGGAGCTAATCAAGTTTCTTCATTGCCTATTGTATTTGAGAATGCTCTGTCAAGTAAATCAAGAGATTTTCTGGAACTTCAAAAATGTATAAACAGGACTGTATCCAAGGGAAAATTGCCCAAGTCAAATTTATGTAATGGGCAGGATCCTGTTTTATCTCCAAAGATGATAACAAAGCCTGCTGCAGCTCTGAAACAATCTGTCAAAGTTAAGATTGAACCTCCAGATCATCATGCCATGCCCAAGAGTGATAATACTTCTCAGGATCACTTAAAGATGTTACCCGTAAAGAGGGAAGCACAAGACTATGACGATCTTTCATCTGACAAGGTGGACCATATGCTGCTGCGAGAACGTTTGGAACTACTGACATCACACACGGACTCTGTAGCTGATACTAATGAGACATACAGATGTTACACTGAACTCATCTCTTCTGTACGTGAAAGCAGTCATCCAGTTCCAGAATCTGTTAAGCTGACTGTGCCTAAGCGTctgcggaaaagaaaaaagactgcCAC CGATTCAGTTGAAACTGCTTTGGACGAAGATGCACCAGGACTTCTGAAG GTGTTACTTGACCAAGGGGTTACAGTTGATGAAATTAAGCTTTATGGGGAGGCAGAGTGCAATGAACTTGTGGACGAATCTTCCATCAATGACGGCTTTGCAGAGCTTGAAGATGTAATATCGAAG CTTTTCTCTCAGCGCCAATCTTTCTTGAAATTTGCACCTATGCGGGGCTCGAAGGATGCAAAAATCAGTTATTGCCTGGCTTGCCTTCTCTCTCTGGTGGAGCAG acacGATATCTGCGTTTCCGGAAGTGGCCAGCCGAATGGGGTTGGTGCCGGGATCTACAATCATTTATATTTGTCTTTGAAAGGCATAACAG AATAGTCCTGGAACGTCCAGAATATGGGTATGCCACATATTTCTTTGAGCTGGTTGATTCACTGCCTATTGACTGGCAGATTAAGCGGTTGGTGATTGCCATGAAGCTAACTAGCTGTAGCAGGGTGACCCTAATTGAGAACAAAGCGCTATCG GTTGGGGAAGACTTGACTGAAGGTGAAGCACGGGTCTTAATGGAATACGGTTGGGTACCAAATACTGGCTTGGGCACGATGCTTAACTATTGTGACAGAGTCATTCATGACCAAAGGAATGAGATGGACACTTCCGAATGGAGAGCGAAGATAGGGAAGTTGCTGATCGAGGGCTATAACGGAGGAAGCAT
- the LOC115736329 gene encoding GDSL esterase/lipase At5g37690 translates to MSRTKLAFIAYFAVMASMAMDASAVLVTFIFGDSLTEVGNNNHLRYSLAKSNYPFYGIDFEGGQPTGRFTNGRTIGDIFSAKLGVSSPPPYLSLSPNDDALLQGVNYASGGAGILNETGLYFIQRLSFDDQINYFNKTKDAISAKIGEVAANKLCNKALYFIGLGSNDYVNNFLQPFLPDSQQYTHDEFLELLISTLDQQLTRLYKLGARKIIFHGLSPLGCIPSQRVKSKQGQCLHQVNEWVLAFNARVQKLVASLNQRLPTAGLTFADTYQAVLELINNPAKYGFKVSNTSCCNVASLGGLCLPNSKLCKNRHDYVFWDAFHPSDAANAVLADKLFSSLFSSSPSIAPAPAATR, encoded by the exons ATGTCGAGAACGAAGCTTGCTTTCATTGCTTATTTCGCCGTGATGGCTTCTATGGCGATGGATGCTTCAGCCGTGCTGGTCACATTCATCTTCGGCGACTCCCTAACAGAAGTCGGGAACAACAATCACTTGCGGTACTCTCTGGCAAAGTCGAACTACCCGTTTTACGGCATAGACTTTGAGGGTGGACAGCCAACTGGGAGGTTCACAAATGGGAGGACCATTGGtgacatttttt CTGCAAAGCTTGGGGTTTCATCGCCGCCGCCGTATCTGTCATTGTCACCGAACGATGATGCGCTTCTTCAAGGGGTCAATTATGCATCTGGTGGAGCAGGGATCCTCAACGAGACTGGGCTCTACTTT ATCCAGAGGCTATCATTCGATGATCAAATCAACTACTTCAACAAGACCAAAGACGCGATCAGCGCTAAGATTGGAGAGGTAGCTGCAAACAAGCTCTGCAATAAAGCCCTCTACTTCATTGGCCTTG GAAGCAATGACTATGTCAACAATTTTTTGCAGCCGTTCTTACCTGATAGTCAGCAATATACGCATGACGAGTTCCTGGAACTCTTGATCTCCACCTTAGATCAGCAACTCACG AGGCTGTACAAACTCGGCGCACGGAAGATTATCTTCCACGGGCTCAGTCCTCTTGGCTGTATCCCTTCTCAGAGGGTGAAATCAAAGCAAGGCCAGTGCCTGCATCAAGTCAATGAATGGGTTCTCGCGTTCAATGCCAGAGTGCAGAAGCTAGTCGCCTCTCTGAATCAACGGCTCCCAACTGCGGGACTCACATTCGCTGACACATATCAGGCAGTCCTAGAGTTGATCAACAACCCCGCCAAATATG GATTTAAGGTCTCCAACACTTCATGCTGCAATGTGGCATCTCTAGGCGGCCTGTGCTTGCCAAACTCTAAGTTATGCAAAAACCGCCATGACTATGTCTTTTGGGATGCTTTCCATCCCTCGGATGCGGCCAATGCAGTTCTTGCTGATAAGCTTTTCTCCAGCTTATTTTCCAGTTCCCCTTCCATTGCACCGGCACCGGCAGCCACTCGCTGA